Genomic segment of Pelmatolapia mariae isolate MD_Pm_ZW linkage group LG6, Pm_UMD_F_2, whole genome shotgun sequence:
CTTACACTGATTGTGGTCACCTTACAGTTATAAGTATATAAGAGATAATTCTCGAGTCACAGCCTGGTAACAGAAGAAAAATCCTATTCTAAGATTTAACATATGCCACCGTTGACTAATCTGAATAATTCAAATCCCACAGAGGGATTAATAATGTATAGCTTGACTTAATGATCTTCCATCAAATTCCCTGTGAAGTCGGTGATAAACCAGCATGAATCTGAAATGGGTGAGCAGATTAAACCGAGGAATCTGTGGGTGCAGTACTGGAATACAGGGTCCAGCATGATGAAGTTCTCGTTTGCCCATTAGGTGATGCCCAGCACATAAATAGGAAGAACAGGTGAAAAGAAGAACAGTTTATTGCTTTATTGATCAGGTGAACAGGTTCACTGACTTTGTTAAAGATTGTTTAAATGTCATGTTGGGTTTCTCATTTGTATACATGTGAAATCAAACTTTAAACATATAAAATCGATTTAGACTTACTTCAtttctttgcttcttttgtctgtttgtatAATTGTTAATGGGCACATATTGTACAAAGACATGGTAGATATGACTAGTGTCTGAAGAGCTATAGGTCACtgtgtgggtgtttttttttttttatggcgACCACGTCAGTGAATAAATACGACACCTTCCTGTTTTGTTAATTTTACAACTGTGGGTACATTGTTTTACCTCGGTTGATCATCAACTGCTAAGATAAGACGAGCGCTAATCATCAGTTTGCTCATGGCAGTTCCGCTATCTCAAACCATCATGTAGATAGTTCctaaaatttaataaataaaactgatagaCCAGATCTATACACACTTCTACAAGGAAGAGTTTTATTATCCAAGAATGAGCATGAGTACTGAAATCttcctattattattattattattattatcattatttcatcctgtcttccttctaaGAAGCAAACTAAAGTTCCCACCATAAAGCTCTGAAAGAATGCAAGAATTGGTTTATTTTTCAATGTGTCTATTCCTATGTCGCTTTCCTTTACAGAAAATCCAGGATATGTCAATCAAGCAGGGCTTGGAGTTAAAAGTCCGTGTCAAGCCTGGTGAGAATGGTGACAGGTGAGTCCTTCTCCTAAGATGTTCATGCTGAGAGTGTCCTGTCCATTTCACACAGCAAAGTTGATTTAGTTATCTGTCAGGAAGCAGCGAGTCGAGTTCATGTTCCATCCTCTCCTTCCCTTCCCGCATCTGTCGCAGTTTTGCCATCAACATCGGTCATGATCGTGAGAACATCGCCATGCACCTCAACCCCCGGTTAGACTCCAACACTATCGTCTTCAACTCTTTATCCGGGGGTAGTTGGGGTGACGAGATCCAGGAATCAAACTTCCCTTTCAGACGTGGAGAAGAATGCAAGGTTTGTATGAAGACGTGTGGCGTCTGAAAAATGTAGTCACCAACACACAATACACTCTGAAGAGGTTCGAATGGTTTAAGAAGCAAGGCTTTTACACACTGACATAACCAGTTTAACATCAATGCAAATGCTAAAACACAGTTCTCTAGAAGACGGAGAACAAAGTCATCTGTGTTACTGGACTGAGTGCCAATTTCACAATATAAATGAAAGCTCATAAAAGTTACAATGTCTCAATTGTGTATATCAGTCAGATGATAACGTTAACTAAGACAGGGCCTTGATTTGCTGATCCTTTGATTTATCACATCTTTGCATGTCACTCTATGGGCAAGGTTTTATAGCCCAtagctttaaaaaatgtaattgtactcttagacacacacacacacctgctgcaCTTTAATTTAAAGAATATTCAGGTAAAGCACACCCTGGGTAAATGAACTGCATTTCCAAGCTGTTATCATTTCTTTGACTATCAGGGTGTAATTAATGGGTTTGGTGCCTGCGCTGTAAAGCTGCTAGGTCAACGGGTAATCACGACAGGCTTTATAGGCCCATAAAAGTTAATAGCTGTTGAGAAAGATTGCCCCGGATGTTTCTGGAGGAGGATTTTCTGTCGAAACTGCAGCTTTCTTTCAGTTGTGTAACAATGAAATTCAAGGAACAGCTTACTTTCTTGGAAGGGGAATTGCTTGAAGTACTTATCTATAGTCAGTGAATTATCTGTAGTAGATAGCTGCATGCATGGCCACGTTTGGGAGAGGCAGGAGTAAAAGCACCTAACTAAAGTATACTGTGGACAGAGTGAGAAGCAAATTATATAATATCGGCatctgatttgttttgttttttaaattgaagATTCTTACTGTTTTATCTTGCCTTCAGCCATGTGCACAACCGGAGATGGTTGGCGCTGTTAAACAGAGGCGGCCAGGGTGCCAGGCGACATGGACACCCAAGACTGTAAATGCGATAACTCAAGAAAGGGTCGATATAGGTGTATACCATAGGTGtatctactaggaggctgaggggtagcactTGTGTCcacatgtatttttaaaatctgcttGGATGACACGCAGTCGTGCTCATGTCACCTAGTTGATCCTTGATATGATATTGATATTTATAacctgggtttttgtttttttaatagatggCTAAAATAAATTTGCAGCTGACTGCATCCACAGCAGCTTAGGTTCTGTCCGTGTCTGAGCCCAAGCTTCAAAAAACCGAAGGTATCCTTTTAACCAAAAGATAAATGTCATTCacctctctttttctccctcttgcTTTTTCTTACTTCTTTAGTTTTACATCAACTTCAACAACGAGGAATTTTACATCAAGCTTCCTGACGGCAGCATGATTACCTTCCCCAACCGCCTGGGTGATGTCAAGTACAAGTACTTCGATGTGAGCGGTGATGCGAGAATCATCGGCCTCAAGCTGAAGTAGAGGCTGACCTCTTCTTAAGCCCCAACCCTTCACCTCTCTACCTTTTGCTTGTtgctaaaacattttcatgtttttccatAGCTGAAATTAGGCTTGACTGCTAATATGAAATCTGAAAAGTAACTCTGGAA
This window contains:
- the lgals2b gene encoding lectin, galactoside-binding, soluble, 2b; translation: MKIQDMSIKQGLELKVRVKPGENGDSFAINIGHDRENIAMHLNPRLDSNTIVFNSLSGGSWGDEIQESNFPFRRGEECKFYINFNNEEFYIKLPDGSMITFPNRLGDVKYKYFDVSGDARIIGLKLK